One Deltaproteobacteria bacterium DNA segment encodes these proteins:
- a CDS encoding integration host factor subunit alpha — translation MTKADIVERLYERVGLPKQEVSYVVESVFELMKGKLEQGEKVKISGFGNFTVRTKQARRGRNPQTGETITLPGRRVLSFKASPLLKDAVNPASS, via the coding sequence GTGACCAAAGCAGATATTGTTGAACGGCTGTATGAACGAGTGGGGCTACCGAAGCAAGAAGTCTCCTATGTGGTCGAATCGGTCTTCGAACTCATGAAAGGGAAACTCGAACAAGGGGAGAAAGTGAAGATTTCCGGGTTCGGTAACTTCACGGTACGGACCAAACAGGCACGGCGTGGACGTAATCCCCAAACCGGCGAGACAATTACCTTGCCAGGACGGCGCGTCTTATCATTTAAAGCCAGTCCGCTATTGAAGGATGCAGTGAACCCGGCGTCATCGTAG